A single Bacteroidota bacterium DNA region contains:
- the ftsH gene encoding ATP-dependent zinc metalloprotease FtsH, with product MAQDQNPRKRGGSNNLYWIYGIIFMLILVVFFVLPDRQAGQQIDDQKFWSLVNAEKVDHIRIVNNERVEVFLTEEARKEQASGKGTDQKPGLFSGSDGGPQYTYQLSRNDDGFFAKLRDKNVPFRNIEEKDYITPFLQILIPIFIIIAIWMFLMRRVGGGMGGSQIFNIGKSKASLFDKENRVKVTFSDVAGLEEAKTEVEEVVEFLRNPSKFTKLGGHIPKGVLLVGPPGTGKTLLAKAVAGEAGVPFFSLSGSDFVEMFVGVGAARVRDLFKQAKEKAPCIIFIDEIDAVGRSRGRANITGGNDERENTLNQILVEMDGFNTDQGVILMAATNRPDVLDTALLRPGRFDRVIGVDRPDLKEREAIFKVHLKKIVKGTGIQVERLAQQTPGFVGADIMNVCNEAALIAARKNKEAVDMQDFQDAIDRIIGGLEKKNKIISPREKKVIAYHEAGHAVAGWFLEHAEALVKVSIIPRGIAALGYAQYLPKEEYLNNTDQLLDKICVTLGGRAAEELVFGKISTGAQNDLERITRMAYSMVTVYGMSDEVGNLSFTRDEGEMTFTKPYSENLAETIDRVVREMIDGAYQRALDLLTRHRSQLEAVAQALLEKEVILIDDLERLLGKRPFASEEEKPELIETSPEAEPASEA from the coding sequence ATGGCCCAGGACCAAAACCCCCGCAAGCGGGGCGGCAGCAATAACCTTTACTGGATATACGGCATCATCTTCATGCTCATCCTTGTCGTCTTCTTTGTGCTACCCGACCGCCAGGCCGGCCAGCAGATAGACGACCAGAAGTTCTGGAGCCTGGTAAATGCAGAAAAAGTAGACCACATCCGGATTGTGAACAACGAGCGGGTAGAGGTCTTCCTGACCGAAGAAGCCCGTAAAGAGCAGGCCAGTGGTAAAGGCACCGACCAAAAGCCCGGCCTATTTTCCGGCTCGGATGGTGGCCCACAGTACACCTATCAGCTAAGCCGGAACGATGATGGCTTTTTTGCCAAACTGCGAGACAAGAATGTACCCTTCCGGAACATAGAGGAGAAGGACTACATTACCCCCTTTCTGCAAATCCTCATCCCCATCTTTATCATCATCGCCATCTGGATGTTCCTGATGCGGCGCGTAGGGGGGGGCATGGGCGGCTCGCAGATCTTCAATATCGGCAAGAGCAAGGCCTCGCTCTTCGACAAGGAAAACCGGGTAAAGGTTACCTTCAGCGACGTAGCTGGCCTGGAAGAAGCCAAAACCGAGGTGGAGGAGGTGGTAGAGTTTCTGCGCAACCCCAGCAAGTTTACCAAACTGGGCGGCCACATCCCCAAGGGCGTACTCCTGGTGGGCCCTCCCGGTACGGGCAAGACGCTGCTGGCCAAGGCTGTAGCAGGCGAGGCGGGGGTGCCCTTCTTCAGCCTGAGTGGATCTGATTTTGTAGAAATGTTTGTAGGCGTAGGGGCAGCCCGTGTGCGCGACCTCTTCAAGCAAGCCAAGGAAAAAGCCCCCTGTATCATCTTTATAGACGAAATAGATGCCGTAGGGCGTAGCCGTGGCAGGGCCAACATTACGGGCGGCAATGACGAGCGCGAGAATACTCTGAACCAGATCCTGGTGGAGATGGACGGCTTCAATACCGACCAAGGCGTCATCCTGATGGCAGCCACCAACCGGCCCGATGTGCTGGACACCGCCCTGCTGCGCCCAGGCCGCTTTGACCGCGTAATCGGCGTAGACCGGCCCGATCTGAAAGAGCGTGAGGCCATATTCAAGGTCCACCTGAAAAAAATTGTGAAAGGTACCGGCATACAGGTAGAGCGACTGGCGCAGCAAACGCCCGGCTTTGTGGGGGCAGATATCATGAATGTGTGCAACGAGGCCGCCCTGATTGCTGCCCGCAAAAACAAGGAGGCCGTGGATATGCAAGACTTTCAGGATGCCATCGACCGAATCATTGGCGGACTGGAAAAGAAGAACAAGATTATCTCGCCGCGCGAGAAGAAGGTAATAGCCTACCACGAAGCCGGCCACGCCGTAGCCGGTTGGTTTCTGGAGCATGCCGAGGCACTGGTAAAGGTGAGCATCATTCCACGCGGCATTGCTGCCCTGGGCTACGCGCAGTACCTGCCCAAGGAGGAGTACCTGAACAATACCGACCAGCTGCTGGACAAGATATGCGTAACCCTGGGTGGCCGCGCGGCCGAGGAGCTGGTATTCGGCAAGATCTCTACCGGCGCACAAAACGACCTGGAACGCATTACCCGCATGGCCTACTCCATGGTTACCGTATATGGCATGAGCGATGAGGTGGGCAACCTGAGCTTTACCCGAGACGAGGGCGAGATGACCTTTACCAAGCCCTATAGCGAGAACCTGGCCGAGACCATAGACCGCGTGGTGCGCGAGATGATAGACGGTGCCTACCAGCGGGCACTGGACCTGCTAACGCGGCACCGCAGCCAGCTGGAGGCTGTGGCGCAGGCCCTGCTGGAGAAAGAGGTAATCCTGATAGACGACCTGGAGCGCCTGCTGGGCAAGCGCCCCTTTGCCAGCGAGGAGGAAAAACCCGAGCTGATCGAAACATCGCCCGAAGCCGAGCCCGCCAGCGAGGCGTAG
- a CDS encoding sugar nucleotide-binding protein gives MERRVLITGANGLLGQKLVAKLQGRTGLSLLATGEDESHKLQGDYAYAQMDLNNAVQMSQVVRDFGPTELINCAAITNVDACEKEQQLCHRVNAQAVEELAQLCLELDARLIHISTDFIFDGEESPYDERATANPLSTYGHSKWLAEERIQEVGVRAAILRTALVYGVLPDLSRSNIILWVKKSLEAGQQIRVINDQVRSPTLAEDLADGVIAVLMREKTGIYHLAGPDILNVWEIAQQTAQFFGLDTTLMVPTDSTTLNQPARRPPQTGMIILKAQTELDYRPHTLAQGLAVIQRQLQAMA, from the coding sequence ATGGAAAGACGAGTACTGATAACGGGCGCAAATGGGCTACTAGGCCAGAAGCTGGTGGCCAAGCTGCAGGGCAGAACGGGCCTAAGCTTGCTGGCCACAGGGGAGGATGAAAGCCATAAGCTGCAAGGGGACTACGCCTATGCACAGATGGACCTGAACAATGCGGTGCAGATGAGCCAGGTGGTGCGCGACTTTGGGCCCACAGAGCTGATCAACTGCGCTGCCATAACCAACGTGGATGCCTGCGAAAAGGAGCAGCAGCTGTGCCACCGCGTGAATGCCCAGGCGGTGGAGGAGCTGGCCCAGCTGTGCCTGGAGCTGGATGCCCGCCTGATCCACATCAGTACCGACTTCATATTTGACGGGGAGGAAAGCCCCTATGACGAGCGCGCCACAGCCAACCCCCTGAGCACCTATGGCCACAGCAAGTGGCTGGCCGAGGAGCGCATACAAGAGGTGGGCGTACGTGCGGCCATCCTGCGCACTGCCCTGGTGTATGGCGTGCTGCCAGACCTAAGCCGGAGCAACATCATCCTGTGGGTGAAGAAAAGCCTGGAGGCCGGCCAGCAGATCCGGGTGATAAACGACCAGGTGCGCAGCCCTACCCTGGCCGAGGACCTGGCAGACGGCGTGATAGCCGTGCTGATGCGCGAGAAAACCGGCATCTACCACCTGGCAGGTCCCGATATCCTGAATGTGTGGGAGATAGCCCAGCAAACGGCACAATTCTTCGGCCTGGATACCACCCTGATGGTACCCACCGATAGCACCACCCTGAACCAACCCGCCAGGCGCCCCCCCCAGACAGGCATGATCATCCTGAAAGCACAGACGGAGCTGGACTACAGACCCCATACGCTGGCCCAGGGCTTGGCCGTCATCCAGCGCCAGCTGCAGGCCATGGCCTAG
- the ubiA gene encoding putative 4-hydroxybenzoate polyprenyltransferase, giving the protein MQSTTPRVADFFSLVKISHTIFALPFAILGFALGWMHAEAHEWWDFPLILLCMVTARNAAMGFNRWADRRYDRQNARTAQREIPAGKISGRAALAFVGANCVVFIMATYPLNASRLCFYLSPVALLVILGYSYTKRFTSLCHFVLGLGLGLAPVGAYLAVTGSFSAPIICLGLAVLCWTAGFDTIYALQDDQFDRQQGLHSLPVALGRRGALVLSVLLHVLCAGLIALVGYQLAMGGLYWLGAALFGGILVYQHLLVKPHDLSRVNLAFFTTNGIGSIVFCTLAIADLLA; this is encoded by the coding sequence ATGCAGAGCACCACACCCCGCGTAGCCGATTTTTTTTCGCTGGTTAAAATCAGTCATACCATTTTTGCCCTACCCTTTGCCATTCTGGGCTTTGCCCTGGGCTGGATGCATGCGGAGGCACATGAGTGGTGGGATTTTCCGCTCATCCTGCTGTGCATGGTTACGGCCCGGAATGCCGCCATGGGCTTTAACCGCTGGGCCGACCGCCGGTACGACCGGCAGAATGCCCGCACTGCCCAGCGCGAGATCCCCGCAGGCAAGATTTCGGGACGGGCTGCCCTGGCCTTTGTGGGGGCAAATTGCGTCGTCTTTATTATGGCCACTTACCCCCTGAATGCCAGCAGGCTGTGCTTTTACCTGAGCCCGGTGGCGCTGCTGGTCATCCTGGGGTACAGCTACACCAAGCGTTTTACCTCCCTTTGCCATTTTGTGCTGGGGCTGGGTCTGGGTCTGGCACCGGTGGGGGCCTACCTGGCTGTTACCGGCAGTTTTTCTGCTCCCATTATTTGCCTGGGGCTGGCGGTGCTGTGCTGGACAGCGGGTTTCGACACCATCTATGCCCTGCAGGACGACCAGTTTGACCGCCAGCAGGGGCTACACAGCCTGCCCGTGGCGCTGGGCCGGCGTGGTGCCCTGGTGCTGTCTGTACTGCTGCATGTGCTGTGCGCAGGGCTTATTGCCCTGGTGGGCTACCAGCTGGCTATGGGGGGGCTCTACTGGCTGGGTGCGGCCCTGTTTGGTGGCATCCTGGTGTATCAGCACCTGCTGGTAAAGCCCCACGACCTGAGCCGCGTGAACCTTGCCTTCTTCACCACCAATGGCATAGGCTCCATTGTGTTTTGCACCCTGGCCATTGCAGACCTTTTGGCATGA
- the ftsY gene encoding signal recognition particle-docking protein FtsY produces MGLFDVFKRGKKNESLHAGLSPTRRGLLGRLAGLLGRKSPIDAAALDELEEILMLSDVGLDTTLKIIERIQKRAAKERATTAEIDALLREEIAGLLVRNDKTFDPIEPDKRPYVLMVVGVNGVGKTTTIGKLAYQFKAAGNRVMLGAADTFRAAAVDQLKIWGERVGVPVVDKGMGADPASVAYEATQAAVQAGVDVLIIDTAGRLHNKKHLMDELGKIKRTIARHVPGAPHEVLLVLDGSTGQNALAQAREFTEATEVSALAITKLDGTAKGGVVIGISDQFQIPVRYIGVGEGMEDLQRFEPAAFVDSLFEQA; encoded by the coding sequence ATGGGCCTATTTGATGTATTTAAGCGGGGGAAAAAGAACGAATCGCTGCACGCGGGCCTTAGCCCCACACGCCGTGGGCTGCTGGGCCGGCTGGCCGGGCTGCTGGGCCGGAAAAGCCCGATAGATGCCGCCGCGCTGGATGAGCTGGAAGAGATCCTGATGCTGAGTGATGTGGGGCTGGATACCACGCTGAAGATTATTGAACGCATACAGAAACGAGCCGCAAAGGAGCGGGCCACCACGGCCGAGATAGATGCCCTGCTGCGCGAAGAGATAGCCGGCCTGCTGGTGCGGAATGACAAGACCTTTGACCCCATCGAGCCAGACAAGCGCCCCTATGTGCTGATGGTAGTGGGAGTGAACGGGGTGGGCAAGACAACCACCATTGGCAAACTGGCCTACCAGTTCAAGGCTGCCGGAAACCGTGTGATGCTGGGCGCGGCAGACACCTTCCGGGCTGCAGCCGTAGACCAGCTGAAGATATGGGGCGAGCGGGTGGGCGTGCCCGTGGTAGACAAGGGCATGGGGGCCGACCCTGCCAGCGTAGCCTACGAAGCCACACAGGCCGCCGTGCAGGCAGGGGTGGATGTGCTAATAATAGACACAGCCGGGCGCCTGCACAACAAGAAACACCTGATGGATGAGCTGGGCAAGATAAAGCGTACCATCGCCCGGCACGTGCCGGGTGCCCCGCACGAGGTGCTACTGGTGCTAGATGGCAGCACCGGCCAGAATGCCCTGGCACAGGCACGCGAGTTTACCGAGGCCACCGAGGTGAGTGCACTGGCTATCACCAAGCTGGACGGAACGGCCAAGGGCGGGGTAGTGATTGGCATCAGCGATCAGTTTCAGATACCGGTACGCTACATAGGCGTAGGCGAAGGGATGGAAGACCTGCAACGCTTTGAGCCCGCTGCCTTTGTAGACAGCCTGTTTGAGCAGGCTTAA
- the porU gene encoding type IX secretion system sortase PorU, whose amino-acid sequence MQKSCSKMRDTLASSWFYRLAFVGVVLLLILPVWLSAQSVERSFVPKWTDARYVHPFMEPTYTVPAPAFEGCVYDERIYNLPYQALQVLHPGTAHATYGLLTTSQMEETESLEFFDALAQVADVDALFRGSEWYPASPMQHIPLQQGGQALSVLHLYPIQLHRSGTRIRTWRALHYSELAPAAAVATTQQALGKTQNTPTSKLATGVWHQLAISETGIYKIDKAFLEGMGISTAGLDPRNLQLYGKGGGMLPQQNSAFRHDDLPEVAIQVVGEADGVWNDGDYLLFYGLGPHVLVYDSLDKRMRQQNHLYTDRTHYYLTVGQSAGKRISLQPAATTADSVVSRLRHLAYWNLDQHNLNESGRLWFGQEFRGSSLSFTFSLATPGAVPNGQHRLYARVAGRSDNATTFQLGEGSSSLGSIGCQPVNTGCSYCDRADIRENVWALGGDRLQDGAQVSVSYSGGQNTQGWLDYLNVDYERSLSLDVPFFQGFIPIGRARTLGLDFAGGTAQHQLWLVNDPTTPAALDYQLSGSTLSTRLTASQSPWLVAFTPAAHQLPQYVGTVANQNLHGLPQAEYLIISDPDFVPAAQRLGQWHQQHDGLRFHVVSPGQIYQEFSSGMPDITALRDFIRMFWLRAGSNAAERPRYVLLFGDASYDYKGYETQPSRVPAYQARESNFPPSAFVSDDFYAFMDANEGLWGEGNAEDWQDRVRQTHTMDLAVGRLPVNSVAEAEAMVDKIIGYGTRGRQDDPWKNRILFVGDVYRDECNHHTEADNLAKNTVATEAPCMVAQKVYLDAYPSVNGADGVQYPIAQQQMIDRINRGALVVNYTGHGGEDGLSNSRILELNDISNLQNEGREAIWITATCDFGRCDVPSFPSGAERLLLKSKGGAIALITSTREVFSAGNFVFNQNTYQHFFDRTADGSRYLTLGEVMQQAKNASWSSYEINTRNFMLMGDPAMRIGLPEYEAVITEINGQALVPGQIDTLKALGRVSLRGELRQPGGGRLSNFEGTVYASIYDKAQRSTTSRCQFQFDEQRNILFNGRATVSQGAFTLEFVVPLDIDYTPGLGQISLFATSADQEAAGCTRQIAVCCTDPNPVQSLGPPTINLYLNSPNWRSGNLTDPNPDLMAEVYSDVGINTSGLGIGRELTAVLDGNTIEPILLNDYYTTVEDSYQRGSILYAFENLPEGPHSLKVRVWDVANRSATAETQFVVASRVSTAVDHVLNYPNPFTESTRFQLNHNQVGTPLRIQVRIYDQAGNLATQLDSRLTPSSYVLDHLSWEGQRADGSPLQKGIYLYEIRVTNEESGEVVRKYSRLVLMK is encoded by the coding sequence ATGCAGAAGTCGTGTAGCAAAATGAGAGATACCCTGGCAAGTTCCTGGTTCTACCGCCTGGCCTTTGTGGGCGTGGTCCTTTTGTTGATTCTGCCCGTATGGCTGAGCGCACAGTCTGTAGAGCGTAGTTTTGTGCCCAAGTGGACAGATGCCCGCTACGTACACCCCTTTATGGAGCCAACCTACACGGTGCCAGCCCCGGCTTTTGAGGGCTGTGTGTACGATGAACGCATATATAATCTACCCTACCAAGCCCTACAGGTTCTGCATCCAGGCACAGCACACGCCACCTATGGGCTGCTGACTACCAGCCAGATGGAAGAAACCGAGAGCCTGGAATTTTTTGATGCCCTGGCGCAGGTGGCAGATGTGGATGCCCTCTTCCGGGGTAGCGAGTGGTACCCGGCTAGTCCGATGCAGCACATACCACTACAGCAGGGGGGTCAGGCCCTTTCGGTGCTGCACCTTTATCCCATCCAGCTGCACCGCTCGGGCACCCGGATCCGCACCTGGCGAGCCCTGCATTACAGCGAGCTGGCCCCTGCCGCTGCTGTGGCCACCACGCAGCAGGCACTGGGCAAAACGCAAAACACCCCCACCAGCAAGCTGGCTACCGGGGTGTGGCACCAGCTAGCTATTAGCGAAACAGGCATCTACAAGATAGACAAGGCCTTCCTGGAGGGGATGGGCATCTCCACGGCTGGGCTAGATCCCCGCAACCTGCAGCTGTATGGCAAAGGCGGCGGCATGCTACCCCAGCAGAACAGCGCCTTCCGGCACGACGACCTGCCCGAGGTGGCCATCCAGGTGGTGGGTGAGGCCGACGGGGTGTGGAACGATGGAGACTACCTGCTCTTCTACGGCCTGGGGCCCCATGTGCTGGTGTACGACTCGCTGGACAAGCGTATGCGACAGCAGAACCACCTGTACACAGACCGGACCCACTACTACCTGACCGTGGGGCAAAGCGCGGGCAAGCGGATAAGCCTGCAGCCTGCTGCCACTACGGCAGACAGTGTGGTGAGCCGGCTGCGACACCTGGCCTACTGGAACCTGGATCAGCACAACCTGAACGAGAGTGGCCGACTGTGGTTTGGCCAAGAGTTCCGGGGCAGCAGCCTTAGCTTTACCTTTAGCCTGGCTACCCCCGGTGCCGTGCCCAATGGCCAGCACCGGCTGTACGCCCGCGTGGCTGGCCGGAGTGACAATGCCACCACCTTCCAGCTGGGCGAAGGCAGCAGCAGCCTGGGCAGCATTGGCTGCCAGCCCGTAAACACGGGCTGTAGCTATTGCGACCGTGCCGATATCCGCGAGAACGTGTGGGCCCTGGGGGGCGACAGGCTGCAAGACGGTGCCCAGGTCTCTGTTAGCTATTCGGGCGGACAGAATACCCAGGGCTGGCTGGACTACCTGAATGTAGACTATGAGCGGAGCCTATCGCTGGATGTACCTTTCTTCCAGGGCTTTATTCCCATTGGCCGGGCGCGTACATTGGGCCTGGACTTTGCAGGCGGCACGGCCCAGCACCAGCTGTGGCTGGTGAATGACCCCACCACACCGGCAGCCCTGGACTACCAGCTGAGCGGCAGCACCCTCAGCACTCGTCTAACCGCTAGCCAGAGCCCCTGGCTGGTAGCCTTTACCCCTGCTGCCCACCAGCTGCCGCAGTATGTGGGCACGGTGGCAAACCAGAACCTGCACGGCCTGCCCCAGGCCGAGTACCTGATTATATCCGACCCCGACTTTGTACCCGCTGCCCAGCGCCTGGGCCAGTGGCACCAGCAGCACGATGGCCTGAGGTTCCATGTGGTTAGCCCGGGGCAGATTTACCAGGAATTCAGCAGCGGAATGCCCGACATTACCGCCCTGCGAGACTTTATCCGCATGTTCTGGCTACGGGCAGGCAGCAATGCCGCCGAGCGCCCCAGGTATGTACTACTCTTTGGCGATGCCAGCTACGACTACAAGGGCTACGAAACACAGCCCAGCCGCGTGCCCGCCTACCAGGCCCGCGAGAGTAATTTTCCCCCCAGTGCCTTTGTGTCCGACGACTTTTATGCCTTTATGGATGCAAACGAAGGCCTTTGGGGCGAAGGCAATGCGGAGGACTGGCAGGACCGGGTGCGCCAGACCCATACCATGGACCTAGCCGTGGGCCGCCTACCTGTAAACAGTGTGGCCGAAGCCGAGGCAATGGTAGACAAAATCATCGGGTATGGTACCCGGGGCCGGCAAGACGACCCCTGGAAAAACCGGATCCTCTTTGTTGGTGATGTGTATCGAGACGAATGTAACCACCACACCGAGGCCGATAACCTGGCCAAAAACACCGTGGCTACCGAGGCCCCCTGCATGGTTGCCCAAAAGGTGTATCTGGATGCCTACCCCAGTGTGAATGGGGCCGATGGTGTGCAATATCCCATTGCACAGCAGCAGATGATAGACCGCATAAACCGAGGTGCCCTGGTGGTGAACTATACGGGCCACGGGGGCGAGGATGGATTGTCGAACTCGCGCATCCTGGAGCTGAACGACATCAGCAACCTGCAAAATGAGGGACGAGAAGCCATCTGGATAACTGCCACCTGCGACTTTGGCCGCTGCGATGTGCCCAGCTTCCCCTCTGGAGCCGAGCGCTTGCTGCTGAAAAGCAAGGGCGGAGCAATTGCCCTGATTACCTCTACCCGCGAGGTGTTTAGCGCGGGCAACTTTGTGTTTAACCAGAATACATACCAGCACTTCTTTGACCGAACAGCGGATGGCAGCCGGTACCTGACACTGGGCGAGGTGATGCAGCAGGCCAAAAACGCCTCCTGGAGCTCCTACGAGATCAATACCCGCAACTTCATGCTGATGGGCGATCCCGCCATGCGCATTGGCCTGCCTGAGTATGAGGCTGTGATTACCGAGATAAATGGGCAAGCCCTGGTACCCGGCCAGATAGACACCCTGAAGGCCTTGGGCCGTGTATCCCTGCGCGGAGAGCTACGCCAGCCAGGCGGAGGTCGTCTGTCAAACTTTGAGGGCACGGTGTACGCCAGCATCTACGATAAGGCACAGCGCTCCACTACCAGCCGGTGCCAGTTCCAGTTCGACGAGCAGCGAAACATTCTCTTCAACGGACGGGCCACCGTAAGCCAGGGTGCATTCACACTGGAATTTGTAGTGCCCCTGGACATAGACTACACCCCGGGGCTGGGACAGATCAGCCTCTTTGCCACTTCGGCAGACCAAGAAGCGGCAGGCTGCACGCGCCAGATTGCCGTGTGCTGCACAGATCCAAACCCGGTACAATCACTCGGCCCCCCCACCATCAACCTATACCTGAATAGCCCCAACTGGCGCAGCGGAAACCTGACCGACCCGAACCCCGACCTGATGGCGGAGGTGTACTCGGATGTGGGTATCAACACCAGCGGCCTGGGCATAGGCCGGGAGCTAACAGCCGTGCTGGATGGCAATACCATCGAGCCTATCCTCCTGAATGACTATTACACAACTGTCGAAGACAGCTATCAGCGCGGCAGCATCTTGTATGCCTTTGAAAACCTGCCCGAGGGGCCCCATAGCCTGAAGGTGCGTGTGTGGGACGTGGCCAACCGATCGGCCACAGCCGAAACGCAGTTTGTAGTGGCTAGCCGGGTTTCCACCGCCGTAGACCATGTGCTGAACTACCCGAACCCCTTTACCGAGAGCACCCGCTTCCAGCTAAACCACAACCAGGTGGGAACCCCCCTGCGCATACAGGTACGCATCTACGACCAAGCGGGGAACCTGGCCACCCAGCTGGATAGCCGCCTTACACCCAGCTCCTACGTGCTGGACCACCTGAGCTGGGAAGGCCAGCGGGCGGATGGCAGCCCACTGCAGAAGGGCATCTACCTGTATGAAATACGCGTAACAAATGAAGAAAGCGGAGAAGTAGTACGCAAGTACAGTCGCCTGGTGCTCATGAAATAA
- the porV gene encoding type IX secretion system outer membrane channel protein PorV: MLSPRFSIQAAVLSMFLMTGTVFAQPNAAGQQKAITTAVPFLLITPDSRSGALGDAGVAIAQGANAQYWNPARLTFSDERYGFAVNYTPWLQQIIPDINHAFLPFYYNFGQKGGVVGASLTYFSLGNINFTDENGLETGSFNANELAFSASYAIRITESLSTGIGLRYINSNLAGSQNLGGGISTNPASSVAGDIYLASEKPFKFKANRNAPEIPMLFAWGVNISNIGGKMRYTDVGRRDFLPTNLKVGYALTAEIDNFNKLTFTNDFNKLLVPSKVPAEGESEQSVIEGIFSSFGDADGGFSEELTEINVSLGLEYWYNDLFAVRAGYFYEDPGKGNRKYITLGAGVHFKVITLDFAYLAPLQQNHPLQNTLRFSLGFDFK; this comes from the coding sequence ATGCTTTCACCACGCTTTTCCATTCAGGCGGCTGTTCTGTCTATGTTTTTGATGACGGGCACCGTATTTGCGCAGCCCAATGCGGCTGGCCAGCAAAAGGCCATTACCACAGCTGTACCCTTTCTGCTCATTACCCCCGATAGCCGCAGTGGAGCCCTGGGCGATGCCGGTGTGGCCATAGCCCAGGGGGCCAATGCCCAGTACTGGAATCCGGCACGCCTCACCTTCTCAGACGAGCGCTATGGCTTTGCTGTAAACTACACCCCCTGGCTACAGCAGATTATACCGGATATCAACCACGCCTTTCTCCCTTTCTATTACAACTTTGGCCAAAAAGGAGGCGTAGTGGGTGCCAGCCTTACCTATTTCTCGCTGGGTAACATCAACTTTACCGACGAGAACGGACTGGAGACCGGCAGCTTCAATGCAAATGAACTGGCCTTCTCGGCCAGCTATGCCATTCGCATTACCGAATCCCTTTCCACAGGCATAGGCCTGCGCTATATAAACAGCAACCTGGCCGGTAGCCAGAACCTGGGCGGCGGCATCAGCACAAACCCCGCCAGCAGTGTAGCCGGCGATATCTATCTGGCTAGCGAAAAGCCCTTTAAATTCAAGGCTAACCGAAACGCACCCGAAATACCCATGTTATTCGCCTGGGGGGTGAACATCAGCAACATTGGCGGCAAAATGCGGTATACAGACGTGGGCCGTCGGGATTTTCTGCCTACCAACCTGAAGGTGGGGTATGCCCTTACGGCTGAGATCGACAACTTCAACAAGCTTACCTTCACCAACGACTTCAATAAACTACTGGTACCCAGCAAGGTGCCTGCGGAAGGAGAGTCTGAGCAAAGCGTGATAGAGGGCATATTTAGCAGCTTTGGTGATGCCGATGGCGGCTTCAGCGAAGAGCTAACGGAGATAAACGTGAGCCTGGGCCTGGAGTACTGGTACAATGACCTGTTTGCGGTGCGTGCCGGCTACTTCTACGAAGATCCCGGAAAAGGCAACCGAAAGTACATTACCCTGGGTGCAGGTGTGCACTTCAAGGTCATCACCCTGGATTTTGCCTATCTGGCCCCCCTGCAGCAGAACCACCCGCTGCAGAACACCCTGCGCTTCTCGCTGGGCTTCGACTTCAAATAG